In Rhodopirellula sp. P2, the DNA window TCGCACCCGAGGCACGTTTGTCTCGTCCTCGCCGACGTCGATGTCCGCGAAAGCGAAGCGGGAGGCGATCGAGCCCGCGATCGATCAATTGCTCGTGCTCTCGCAAGGGCTGGGCGTGGATGCCAAAGAATTGTCGCAATGGATTCTCCGTCGCGATGAAGAGTTGCAACGCAAACGGGGAGAAACGTCATGAACGATGTTCAAGAGTCGTCGGTGCAAGATGCCGTGGTGGTTGAAAACCTGAGTCAACGATTTGGCCGGACGGAGGCACTGAGCGATGTTTCGCTGAAGATCCCGCAAGGAACCGTGTTTGGGTTGTTGGGGCTGAACGGCGCCGGCAAGACCACTTTGCTGCGTCACTTGTTGGGGTTGCATCAACCGCGAGTCGGCAGGGTCCGCGTGCTGGGATGCAACCCGATCACCGATCGCGAAAAAGTGATGCGGCGAATGGGGTACCTTTCTGAAGAAGACAGCTTGCCGACTTGGATGCGAGTTCGTGATCTGACCCAGTTTTGCGAGGCGATCTATCCGACCTGGGATCGTGCGTACGCGGCGGAGTTGTGTGAATGGTTTGAGTTGTCACCGGACACCAAACTTCGTTCGCTCTCCAAGGGCGGCCGAGCGCGAGCGGGGTTGATTGCCGCAATCGCTCACAAGCCGGACTTGTTGGTTTTGGATGAACCCGGCAGCGGGCTGGATCCGCTCGCTCGCGATGACATTTTGCAAGCGATCATTCGAACGGTCAGCTTGGAAGGCCGGACCGTGATCTTCAGCAGCCACTTGCTCGACGAGGTCAGCCGGGTGTGTGACCAGGTCGCGATCATGCATCAGGGCAAACTGATTGAATCCATGCCGATGATGGCGGTCGACGAACGCTATGAAGAATGGATCTTGCGATCGCGTGACGAGACGATCACGACACAACACGCTCGGAGAGATTGTCCGGTGGAAGCAGGTTTGGGCTGGCATCAGGAAGACGGTGAATGGTCGCTGTTGGTGCCTCGGCAATCGGATTTGTCGCCGGCCGCGTTGCCGCCGGATTGGCAATGGATTGAAAGTCGTCATGTGACGCTGAAGCGATTGTTCGAAGCTCACGTGCGAGCCCCGCGGCAGTCAGCGACGACTGGGGATCCTTCAGGCCAAACGCCAGGTCGCGCGGCTGCCACGATGGAGTCGTTGTCATGAACGCATCATCCATTCAGCAATCGACCATTCAGCAATCGACGGTGACTGGTTCACCCGCGAATGACGGGTTCGTCAGCGACCATCGGAACGATTGGCAAAAGGACTGTCTTGCTGCGGCGAGATTGCTTTGGGCTCGCTGGGGCGGTGTGTGGCAAAAGCTGTGGGTGCTGTCACTGATTGGTGTCGCTTTGGCCGCGTGGATGCACCGATTGTTTGGGACGGATGTTTTGTTGGCTTCCAACGCCATCGCGGGAGTCATGGCGGTGACGCAAGCCCCGCTGCTGTTGTGGTCGATTTTCGCGATTGATTGGTCGGGACCGGATGTGGAGCGGAAAGCGTCCGGGTTCGATGCGTTTCTGCTGCGCAGTCCGATCCCATCGAGCCGATTGTTGCTGGTCGCCGCGGTGGCTCGACATGCGGCGATCGCAATCTCGTTGTTGATGATTGCGATCGCGATTGAACTTTCGATCGCGGACCGTAGCCAGCATGAGCGTTGGATCTATCTGGCATTGTGGATCTCGCTCGGCACCGGATCCATGGCAGTGTTAGCGTTCTGTTGGCGGCCATTCTCTTGGAACGGGTATCGAGTCCTCACTTTGCTGGTGCTGATTCCTACCGGATACATGGTGATGTGTTGGCCGTTCCTAGCACTGGATCCGGATCATCCGAAATGGTTGCTGCTCGCGTATTTTCCATGGCTGATGCTCTTGCTTTGGGGAGGAACTCTTTGGATCACGTATCGATCATTGGAGCTTGCCCGAGCCAACTCGTATGGACTGGATGATGCCGGTTCGATCACGGCGAGGATTCGTGAGTTCGCATCATCAATCGGCGAACGGATTCTCGGTGTGGGGGCGTCGGTTCGGAGAGGTGGGCAAGCGTCGGCGCTGGCGTGGTTTGACGGTCGTCAGTCACGGGCAATGCGCTGGTCCATCATCGCGTGGATTGGTGTGCCGACGCTCGTGTTGCTGGCCTGTTTGCCACTCAATTTTGCTTCCGTGGTGGTCGCTGGTTTGATCGTGCTGACTTACACCGCGTTGTCGACAGCGGGCGGTTGGGGAGAAGTCAGCGGCATGCGACGAGCGTCGCAGGGCAGGGCGATGCCGTTGTTGTTGGCGGTCAGCCCGGTTTCGCGAGAAGTTCTGGCCGCGATCAAAGTGTGGCGAACGATCCGGTTGGTGTGGCTGGCATCGTTGGTCACGTTTGGCGTGCTGGGGGCCTTTGCCATCCCGGCCAATCAGCCGGTGTGGAATCAATGGTCCGAGTCGATGGCGTCGGGGACCGGTGTGAGTTCCTTTGCGATGGGAGTTCGGGTGTCACTCGCGATTGCTCTGTTCTCAACCATGGTTTTGGTTGGATGCGGTGTGGCCATGCTGTGGTTGGCGTTGATGGCCGATCGCCGAGTCACCGCCGCGGTCACTTTTGTGGTCAGCGTTGGTTTTCTCTGGGGGGCCTTTCGATTGGGATCGTGGTTTGTCAGCCAAAGTGAGTGGGAGGTCATGCTGCAAGAGTTTCGACTTGGCGTTTTGCAGATTCTAACTTGGGTCACGTGGTTGCTGTGGGCGAAGCTGGCCACGGTCGTGGTGGCGTTCGTGCAGGCCATTCGGCAACCGGGAACGCCCAAAGCTTGGATTGCAAAATCAGTCGCGGTGTGGTGTCTCACCGTTGTGTTGCTTTCCGCTGTTTTGATGGGGGTGTTGCCCCAGCAAATCGTCTTGAGCGAATCGTGGGGAACCTGGACACCCACTTTCTTACCGGTCGCGATGGTGATCGCTTTGGTGATGCCGCTGGCGAGAGTTTTGATTCTGCCATGGGCCGTCGGGCGTGACCTTCACCGATGAGTTGTTGTCGACGCAATGGAGGTCGTGCAGTTTTCAAATGTTGTGTTGCAATGCCTCCCCCAAAACTTCGTTTCGGGAGAGGTGCTCAAATGCTGAAACTTGCTAAAACGCGGCCTCGATCAACGGCACGACCTCAATGGAGTGGTGTGGCCTTCAGTTGGGAATCTCTTCGAAGGGGAGATTGCCGATTCGGTACTGTTGCCAGCCGTCGAAATCGAAGTGCCACCATTCGTACTCGTAAACCTGAAAACCGGCTGACTCCATTGCTCGTCGAAGCAGGCCGCGGTAGTAACGCTGTCTCTGGGTGCCACCGGGGTACAGTGGGAAGGAACGTTTGCTGAACTCGTCGTACCCGGAAACCATTGGGATGGGATCGCGAGTGGAGCGGTCGAACAAGGTTAGGTCGAGCGCGCAGCCTCGATTGTGGCGAGAGCCCTGCGCTGGGTTGGCGACAAAGTCCTTCATTTCGCTGGGGGTCGCATCCCAGAACATCTTGGTCACTCGCCAGGGGCGATACGCGTCATGGATCAGCAGGCCCAGGTTTTGTTTCGCCAATTCCTGGTGCACCTTCGCGGCGGCTTCGGCGGCGGGGCGCTGAGCGAACGCCCGTGGTTGCTGGTAGAAGACCGTGTCCATGAAGTTGTTGGTCGTCGCGTACCGAATGTCCAGTTCGATGCTGGGGTCAATCGAAGTCAGTTCGGTCAGATCCGTCGGGCGGAAGTTGCCTTCTTCATGAGGAGGTTTCGCGGCATCGGCGAGCTCACGCAGTTTTTCGACCGGAAGTTCACGCTTGATTTTGAAGGTCTCGCCAGCTTTGGTTCCCACCTCGCGTTTTTGAAAGGCGACCTGGGCGGCAATGACTTCTGTGATTTCGCCTGAACCATCGCGGTTGAAGATCAATTCTTCGCCGTGATAGAGCCCGTGATCGGGGAACGCGAAGCGATACTGGCTCACTTGGGTGAGCGGGTAGTAATAGAACCACTCGATCAATGCGTGCAGTTGTCCATGGCGTTCGAGGATGTAGAGCGTGTTGTGGTCCCAGCCGTACTCCCCGACGAGATCACGCCATTCGTCGCGAATTTCTGGTGGGGGAGCGTTGGAGAGCCGCGTGTAGGTCGCATCGTCGATGACCAGGTACGTTTGGTCTTGTTGAATACGGGGGCCAAACCCAAAGCGATCGTCCAGGACCAGTTCGCCCGTGTCCGAACGGCTGCGGATTTCTCGTTGGAATGTTCCTTTCCACAGCAGCAGGCGATCGCCGATCCAGTCCACGGTCACTGTTCGAGAGGCATCGCCGGGCATGGAGGAGTAGACGCCAGCCAAACTGCGGGCTCGCGAGCGGGGCACCGGGACGGTCGAAATGAGTGGCGTGGTTTCTTGATCGTTTCGGACGGCGAGCATGCCTTCGAGTGCCTGATCACAAATTCGCGTGATCCAGTTGTTCGTTCCGTCCAGCGAACTGGCGGCGATGACGGCGATGTTCTCGTCTGGCAAAATCTCGAGCTGGGTGGAGAAGCCATACACGGCTCCTCCATGGCCGACGCGGCGATGTCCTTGGAAGTCGCTGACGCGGAAACCGATTCCGTAGGGCAGTGGTTTTCCGTCGGGGGTCTCACCGGGCTGGAGCATTTCGGTGAGCGAAGCGTCCTCGAGAATCTTCGTGGGATGCTGTCCCATCACGAACAAGCTGAACTGTGCCAGGTCTTCGACGCTGGAATACAGGTTCCCGGCCGGACCGGTGCCGAGCAGGAATTCGGGGGCGGCAAACGCGGGACGGTCATAGCCCCACATCCAGCCAGCGGCGGTGTGTTCCGACAAGGCTTCGTTCTTTTCGAAGCTGGTGTGAGTCATCCCCAGTGGTTCGAGCACGTGTTGTTGGACGTATTTCGGATGCGACACTCCAGCGGCCTCTTCAACCGCCAATCCGATGACCGATACGCCCGCGTTCGAATATTTGGTGCGAGTGCCGGGGGCGTAAACAGGCGGAGTGTCCGCCAGGCTGGCGACGGTTGCTTTCAGAGTGGGTTCGGTGGGATCGAAGTAGTTGCCCACCGGTGATTCGCGAACGATGCCGGCGCGGTGCTGAGTCAGTTGCCGTAGCGTGATTTTCGCGCTGTGCTCAGCATCGGCGATCTTGAATTCGGGCAGCACCTTTTGAACGGGTTGATCCAAATCCAGTTCGCCTTGTTCGACCAGTTGCATCAAGGCGACGTCGGTCAGCAACTTGGAGATCGAGCCGACTCGGTAGACCGTTTTCCCGGAAGCGGGAACGGTTTTGTCAGCATCTTGGAATCCGAACCCAGCGGACGAGACAACCTTTCCATCCGCCACCAACGCGATTGAGAAGCTGGGGATTTGCTTCTGTTCCATCTCGGAACGGATCGTTTGCGATAGTTGCTCGATCAGTTGGCGATAGTCATGGTCGACCGTGTTTGACGCGGCGGGCTGGTCGGCAGGCAGGGATGTCGAAGCCATGAGTGCCAATGCGATTCCTGCGAACCAGTTCTGGAAAGCGGGGAATCGTCTGGAAACGAAGTGACGGGAGAGCTGTTTGTGATTCATGATCGTGTGGAGTGGCTTGGTGAAACGACGCTCAGGAAGCAAAGGATTGCTGAGTGGTTCACTGGATCAGGAAGTGGGGCAGGGCGGTGGAGACCAATTCCGCACCGGTTCCCAGTTCCACAGGCATTTGGAGATGCCCGCGGGTGACTTCGACGCCGCGGGCAGGGCTGTCCGAGATCAGATTCGCCCCATCTAAATCGGCGAAATCGAGCAGCGGCGCGAGCTGGGCGGCTCCGCTGATGCCAATCGGCGATTCCACCATGCAGCCCACCATCGTGAGTTTTTCGCGGCGTCTGGCTTCGGTCAGCATCTTTCGAGCTGGGGTCAGCCCGCCGCACTTGCAAAGTTTGACGTTGATTCCGTGGAAGAATTCGAAGCAGGTTTCCAGATCGGCTTCGGTTTGGCAGTCCTCATCGGCGATGATCGGAAGCGAGGATTCTTCGAACACCCGTTGTTTGTCAGCGGGATCGGCGGAACGGGGCAGGGGTTGTTCGATGAATTGAACACCCAAGTGCCGGAGTTCTTTGGAATAGTCGATTGCCTGTTGAGCCGACCAGGCGCAGTTCGCATCAACGCGAAATGTGGCGGCGGTGCACTGGCGAAGCTGGCGGATGATTTCCAAATCGTGATCGGTGCCCAGTTTGATTTTGTAGAGGTCCCAACCGGAGTCGGCATCCAGCTTTCGCCGCATCTCTTCCATCGAATCGATGCCGATGGTGAAGCTGGACTGCAGGTCGGGGTTCCACGTCAGCCCCCAGTGGTGCCAAAGCGTTGCCCCGGAATTTCTCGCGTGCCAGTCATGGCTGGCCATGTCCAACGCCGACAGCGAGAACATGTCACCGCCGAGTCGTTCTGAGAGACGATGCCAATTGTTCTCGGGCGTGTCCTGGCAGCACATCGCGAGATCGTCCTCGCTCAGGCTTTTCAGAGCATCGCTCATCGCGGAAATGGTGTGGCCGTAGTAATCGTTGGCGGTGACTTCGCCGTAGCCCGTGATTCCAGTGTGTTCCAACGCGACGACCAGGCTGTCTTGGTACGTGATGGTTCCTCGTGAAATCGTGAACGGGTCACGCAGGGGCAAGCGGATTGCATGGAGGTTCAGCGTCACGCGCCGGTCTCCTGCAGGACGCTGGGAACGCATGCGGCTTGCAATTCCAGGGAAGCGCGAACCAGTTTGTCAGCACCGTCGCGGTAGACGTCGCAGGCTGGCAGGCCGAATCGATGTTCGGCTCGTTCGACTTCGCTTTTGGCTTCGCCAGGCGACAGGTTGCGAGTGTTGACGGAAACACCGATGAACTTGGACGGTCCACGCAAATTCGCGAGTTGCTCAATCGCGCGCATCTGTTGTTCCAGTGGTGGGATGGCGCATCCATCGAACCCTTTGACTTCCGTGCGACCGGCTTCGTAGCAGAACACCAGTCCCTGTGGGGCACAGCCATGAAGCAAGCCCAGCGTGACCGCGGAATAGGCCGGGTGGGAAATGCTGCCTTGCCCTTCCACGATCAGGAAATCCGCGTCGTCGTTGTCACGCACCAGGTATTCGACGGCACCGTTGACAAAGTCGGACACGACACAGTCCGCGGGAACCCCGCGACCGGAGATCATGATTCCGGTTTGGCCGGTCGCGAGGAAGCGAGAGGACTTGCCGATGGCTTGAAGGCCTCGGTCGATTTCGATCGTCGTGACCATCTTGCCGATGCTGCAATCATGCCCGACGGCATGGATGCGAACACACTCTTCACGAAAGGGTTGGCCGGTGGCCGTTTCTTTCCAGTGGTTCTTGCGGACATCGATGATTTGAGAACCCGACTGCTTGGCGAGTTGGCACCATTCGCTGTCCTCGGAAAGGAAGTCGTGGAGTCCTGAAACCACGTCGACGCCCGCGCGAATGGCGGCTTCCAGTTGAGGACGCCAGGCGTGGGGGAGTTTGCCTCCGGGAGGGGCGATGCCGATGTAGATCGCGTCGCAGTCCAATTCGGGAGACCACTGAGTGACGATGGGGGCCTCGCCAGCACCGAACAGCTCCGCAGAGGTTTTGCCCGCATGCTCTTGGTCGATCACCGCGACGATGTCAGGGCTGCGATAACGCAACAGGCTGATGGCGGTCTTGGCCAAGAATGGCGTCGAGGCACCATCGGTGAGGAGAGCGATTCGTCGATGCTGGGTTAACAACTGGATCTCCATCGATCAGGAGTTCGTGGAAAGGGGGCGGATCCACGACCGTCTTGGGATGGGGAGTTCCGTTCGTGGAGACTGTCCCAACCCAAGGGAATCGTCGAAGCCGTCTGGGATTCGAAATAGGCTAGCAACCGACTCGGATCGAGTCTTGCGCCGCTGCGTAAATCTGTTTCGAAAACGCGCACGGCGGGATTCGAGGAGATCACGCACGCCGCATCATTTGTTGCAGTCGATCGAGGGTGAGCACCATCTGGTTCCACTCCGCGACGACTTCCATGGTTGGCATTTCGGCACAGTCGTTGCGATCGTACCCGCGTTCACTGATACGGACTCGGCCGTCCAGGACTGCGACCGGTGTGGATCCAGCGGGCTGGTCGGGGGCTGTGCTAGCGGACTGGCAGTCTGGCGACTGGTTGGCTGGGGTGTTGTTGGTCCCGGATGCGGGCAGCGAGTCGTTGTCGTCGTCGGTCGGCAAGACTTGCTGCATGACTTGGTGGACTGCCCACAAAGCGGCTTTGCGAGCCGAGTCAGCGGCGACAACACTGCGAAAAGTACCTGATTGCACGTAAAACTTGGCCATGGGAGGTGTCCTGAGGTGTTTCGAAGGGGGGGAGAAGCGGCGACACCCATGACATCGGACGGTGGCGTGACACGTTTGGTCATCGGGCGGGATCTCGCTGCGGGCCCTCGACCCATTCCCCGCGTGGTAAAGTGCTGCGGTGATCTGACGGACCGCTCGCGTTGTTTCTCCTTGTCTTGCTTCTGATGTCGCTTATGAAATTGGTTCACCACGGTGCACACGACGGTGTCACTGGTTCTTGTCACCAACTTTGGATCGATGATTCCAAGAGTTTGTTGGTTGACTGTGGCTTGTTCCAAGGCGAAGACGCTCGGAAGAGGCCCAGCCCTGAGATTGAGTTTTCGCTGCGAGGAATCCAGGCACTGTTGCTGACGCATGTGCACATCGATCACGCGGGCCGGATTCCCTATTTGTTGGCGGCGGGATTCAATCATCCGATTCTGTGCAGTGTCCCGACGGCGAAGTTGTTGCCGCTGGTGATGGAAGACGCGTTGAAGATTGGATTCACGCGTTCGAAGCGGCTGATCAAGCAGTTTCTGCATCAGATTCGAAAGCTGTTGGTGCCGCTCCCGTACCATCAGTGGCATGACTGTCCTGGCGGGGTGAAGGTCCGGTTGTTGCCGGCCGGTCACGTGCTGGGGTCGACGATGTTCGAGATCGAATTGGCAGACGGTCGGCGGGCTGTTTTCAGTGGGGATGTGGGGGCGGGAACCAACCCGCTTTTGAATCCGCCGGTCAGTCCGGAGCGGGCCGATCTGTTGGTGCTCGAAAGCACTTACGGGGACCGGTTGCATCCCCCCAAGGCCGATCGGCAAGCGGAATTGGAGGCGGTCATTCGGCGAACGTTGGATGATTCGGGCGTGACCATCGTGCCGGCCTTTTCGCTGGGGCGTACCCAAGCGTTGTTGTATGAGCTCAACGCCATCTTTGAACGCATTCAAGAGACGGAGCATCGAACGCTGATGAAGCGAGTCGATGTGATTGTTGATTCGCCACTCGCTTCCCGCTTCACCGCTCTTTACAAGGAAATGAAATCGCACTGGGGCGAAGAGGCTCAGGTCACACTGGAAACCGATGATCAACCGCTGGTGTTTGAAAATCTAACGACGGTCGGCAGCCACACCGAACACAAAGAAACCGTTCGGTACTTGGCCAAACACAATTTGCCCGCGGTGGTGATTGCCGGAAGCGGCATGTGCACGGGAGGGCGGGTGGTCAACTACCTCAAGGAGTTCATTGGCCAAGAAGAGACCGACATCGTGTTTGCGGGCTATCAAGCGGGAGGCACCCCGGGGAATTACATCTCTCGCGGGAGCGATTGGGTGCGATTGGATGGCCGACGATACGACGTGCGAGCCAAAACGCATCAACTGACCGGGTACTCGGCTCACGGCGATCAGCAAGATTTAATCGCGTTGGTCGATGGAATGGCCGATGCACCCAAGGAGATTCGGTTGGTGCACGGCGACTACGCGGCCAAACGAGCGTTGACTCAAAAATTGACAGCCAAGGGTTACCACCTGATATGAGTGATCCAGAATCATTCACCGACCGATCATTCACGGAAACGTTGATCATCGGTGGAGGATTGGCCGGGCTGACTTGCGGTCGCGTGTTGGCAGAGGCGGGCCGCGAATTTCGAATTTTGGAAGCGACCGATCGGGTGGGTGGCCGTGTTCGCAGTGATGTGGTCGACGGGTTCACGCTGGACCATGGCTTTCAAGTTCTGCTGACCGCCTACCCCGCTTGCCGGCGTTTTTTGGATTATGACGCACTGCGGCTGCGTCCCTTCGAACCCGGGGCCTTGATCCGTCAAAACGGTCAGTTTCGGGTTTTGGGAGATCCCTGGCGAAGACCGGGGCAAGCGATCCCGTCGGCGATGAATCCGGTGGGTTCCTTGGCGGACAAGCTGCGGATCGCGAAATTGCGGCGGGACAGCTTGCGTGGTTCCTTGCAGGATTTGTACGAGCGACCAGCGTTGTCGACGATGGATCGCTTGCAAGCCGAAGGTTTCAGCGAACGAATCATCGACCAGTTCTTCCGTCCTTTTTTGGGCGGAGTCTTCTTGGACGAGTCGCTTTCGGTGTCCAGCCGGATGTTGGAGTTTGTCTTCCGGATGTTTGCCCGTGGCGAGATTGCCGTTCCCGCGGATGGAATGGCGGCGATTCCCCGGCAGTTGGCAGAATCGTTGCCGCGAGGATCGGTGCAATTTCGTACGACCGTGAAATCCATTGAGTCGCTTGCGGAATCGGAGCGGACCGCGGTCGGGAATGAGTTGCCAGCTCAGGCCAGGCACCGAGTGGTGTTGTCCGATGGAACGGCGGTGATGTGTCGGCACCTGGTGATCGCGACTCCTGGGAGTGCGGCGGCGAGGTTGTTGGGGATGAAGTCCATCGCGACGCCCTGGTTCGGAACGACCAATTTGTATTACGCGGCCGAGCAATCACCGGATGCTCATCGGTTGTTGATGTTGCGGGGCGATGAGTCGGGCCCGATTCAGAGTGCCGTTGTGTTGAGTGACGTCGCGCCGTCGTACGCGCCGCCTGGCAAGGCGTTGGTTTCGATCAGCGTCGACAGCGATCATGAGCCTGCGGACGGTCTGGACGACGAGGCTCTGGATTCTCGAGTGAGATCGCAATTGAAGGATTGGTTCGGGGAAGAGGCGATGCAGTGGAGCCTGCTGCGTGTTTTTCGGGTGCCCTATTCGCTGCCAAAAATGTCGCTGGACACCGTGGTGAAGTCACCTGCGTGGGAAGATTGGCGGCGGGCGAACTTGGGAGACGGCAATGTGTCTCTACCCGAAATGTCATCGGGTGCAGCTCCTTCCGCAGACGACAGCGGGGCAGGGCAGGGTAGGGCAGGGGTGTGGATCGCGGGCGATCACTGTCAAACGCCCAGCATTCAAGGGGCCATGGACAGCGGACGAATCGCTGCCGAGCATCTGCTTTTGAATCCGTAAAACCCCGCGAGTATGGACGCACCATGAGTCAGAGATTGCAAACAGGTATTCCCGCTTTGGACGAGATGCTGGGAGGAGGCCTGTTGCCCGGGACGATGACGGTCGTGTTGGGAGCAACTGGAATCGGTAAAACGCAGCTTGGGATTCAGTTCGCCAAACACGGGCAAGCCCAGGAAGGCGAACGCGGCATCGTGTTTGACCTGACCTCTCGTGGTGATTCTCAAAACCATTCCGAGTACGCCAAGCGGTTGGTGGAGTGGCAGTTGTCTGAGGCAGCGGACGAACCGGTCTCGTTGGCGGACGTGTGGAACCGCGAAAAAATGCGCCGTGACAGCATGCATCTGTTTCGCGATTCCGGCCGCCGGGTGACGTCCTCGGACATGGACGCGGATGATTGGCGTCGCTGGTCGTCCGAGCGAGCCAAGAAACTGGACCGCGCGATCGCGTTCTTTTACGGGAACTTTGCCCATGGGGTCCGGCGAGTGGTGATCGATGGGGTGGAGCCGGTCGATCGGGCGGCTGAATCCATCCAGTTCGAGATGATCGAATACATCCAGAATCAGATTCTCCGCAAGGAGCACGATTGGCTGGCGAGAGACCTGTTTCGCGTTCATTTTCGAGAAAACGCGGAGTCGATCGAGGCTCATGGCTACGACCACCAACAGCTGGGCAGCTTGCTGCTGGCAACCTCTCACGAGGTGATGTTGGACGACTTGATCGCTCGCCCGATTCAAAGTGGCGACGTGTTGTCCAATGCCAACACGATCATCTTGATGGGCAAAACTCGTGACGGAAACAAGATGGGGCGGGCGCTTTGCGTCGCGAAACATCGTGGCAGTTTCTGCGAGGAATCGATCGTCCCGTACCGGATCACGGAAGCCGGTTTGGTGGTCGGCGACGGCATCTGAGCGTCGTTGGGGGCCTGAGACGAGGAGGGCTTGGGGTGAACAAGCCTGCCTGTGCAAAAAAAATCGGTGAGCAACCCACGTTGCTCACCGATTGAAATTCGGCTGTGTCAGCGAAGTCTACTTCAGCAATTTCTCGATGGCGTCATCCAGTTCGGCGGCGCCGATGTTGTGATCCACCACGCGCCCTTTGGAATCGATCAGCATTGTGGTTGGCAGCGTTTGCACACCAAATTGTTTGGCCAGCGGGCTGCTTTCCAAGCCGCCGTCTGCGTGCAAGTGGATCCAAGGCAAGGCGTTCGTTTTCAGGAATTCGGACGCTTGTTCGAGTTGGTTGTCGATGTTGACTCCCACGATTTGCAGGCCGGCACGTTGGTAGCGAGCTTGCAGTCCACGCAGCAACTTCATGTCGTTTTTGCAGGGTTCGCACCAAGTCGCCCAGTAGTGGAGCACGACGGGACGGCCGCGAAGTGCACTCAAACGGAAGGCTTTGCCCTGAACCGTGCGGCCTTCGAGGTCAACTTCTTTGCCTTCGGATTCCAGTCGACGGACCGCACCAGCGGCGCGTTCAGCGGCTTCGGTGCCGCGGAAATCTTTGGCGACCTCTTTGTAGAATCGAAGGGCTTCGGCTTCTTTGTCCTCAAACTCTTTGCTGAGCGCCAATTGCAGTTTGGCGGCTGCCGTTTCCGGTGCTTGGGGGTACTGATCGGCAAATTCGGTCAGCTGTTCCAGCCACCAGACTTGGTTTTCCGCGAAGTCAGCGTCGCCGGTTTGGCGAGCGATGTACTCCGTCCCGATCAATTGATACTCGGTGTAAGCCCGCATGGCTTCGGACTGCGCGGCCTTGGAATCGCGGAACGAAGCGGCCAGCGTTTTCAGTCGTTTCAGGCCACCTGGGTAGGACCCGCTCTGGGTCGCCACGCTGACGGTGTCGACCAATTGGCGGGTCCAGGTATCGCGTTCG includes these proteins:
- a CDS encoding NAD(P)/FAD-dependent oxidoreductase; the protein is MSDPESFTDRSFTETLIIGGGLAGLTCGRVLAEAGREFRILEATDRVGGRVRSDVVDGFTLDHGFQVLLTAYPACRRFLDYDALRLRPFEPGALIRQNGQFRVLGDPWRRPGQAIPSAMNPVGSLADKLRIAKLRRDSLRGSLQDLYERPALSTMDRLQAEGFSERIIDQFFRPFLGGVFLDESLSVSSRMLEFVFRMFARGEIAVPADGMAAIPRQLAESLPRGSVQFRTTVKSIESLAESERTAVGNELPAQARHRVVLSDGTAVMCRHLVIATPGSAAARLLGMKSIATPWFGTTNLYYAAEQSPDAHRLLMLRGDESGPIQSAVVLSDVAPSYAPPGKALVSISVDSDHEPADGLDDEALDSRVRSQLKDWFGEEAMQWSLLRVFRVPYSLPKMSLDTVVKSPAWEDWRRANLGDGNVSLPEMSSGAAPSADDSGAGQGRAGVWIAGDHCQTPSIQGAMDSGRIAAEHLLLNP
- a CDS encoding RAD55 family ATPase → MSQRLQTGIPALDEMLGGGLLPGTMTVVLGATGIGKTQLGIQFAKHGQAQEGERGIVFDLTSRGDSQNHSEYAKRLVEWQLSEAADEPVSLADVWNREKMRRDSMHLFRDSGRRVTSSDMDADDWRRWSSERAKKLDRAIAFFYGNFAHGVRRVVIDGVEPVDRAAESIQFEMIEYIQNQILRKEHDWLARDLFRVHFRENAESIEAHGYDHQQLGSLLLATSHEVMLDDLIARPIQSGDVLSNANTIILMGKTRDGNKMGRALCVAKHRGSFCEESIVPYRITEAGLVVGDGI